Proteins found in one Methanomicrobia archaeon genomic segment:
- a CDS encoding NUDIX hydrolase: MSEEVPVERRELYRGKVVHLQLTTVLLPDGRRRTREILVHPGAAAVVPLMDDRIMLIEQYRAAVGRKTLEIPAGTLEPGESPEDCAQRELLEETGFQAESWSHVTAYYPSVGYTTEVIHLFRASGLRNVRELAPEFPVRFLTVNEVRERIRTGAIMDSKTIIGVLLAT; the protein is encoded by the coding sequence ATGAGCGAAGAGGTACCAGTCGAACGTAGAGAGTTGTACCGGGGCAAGGTGGTACACTTGCAGCTGACGACCGTCCTGTTACCGGACGGACGCCGGAGGACGCGCGAGATACTCGTGCATCCCGGTGCCGCAGCAGTGGTCCCCCTGATGGATGACCGGATCATGCTGATAGAGCAGTACCGGGCGGCTGTCGGCCGGAAGACGCTGGAGATACCCGCGGGCACGCTTGAGCCGGGCGAATCGCCGGAGGATTGCGCTCAGCGTGAGCTTCTTGAGGAGACCGGCTTTCAGGCTGAGTCCTGGTCGCACGTGACTGCGTACTACCCCTCGGTGGGCTACACGACCGAGGTCATTCACCTCTTCCGGGCGAGCGGCTTGCGGAACGTGCGTGAGCTCGCGCCCGAATTCCCGGTACGGTTCCTGACAGTGAACGAGGTGCGGGAGCGGATCCGAACGGGCGCGATCATGGATAGCAAGACGATAATAGGTGTACTGTTGGCGACATGA
- a CDS encoding 30S ribosomal protein S3ae, producing MAKKRVKDKWKAKEWYSVLAPKMFGDVKAGDTIADEPTKLIGRRIEMTVDELTGRLIKNSNLKLQLEVDEVDHSNAYTRFIGHQIDNDYLRSLARKRSSKIDSNIEVVTKDGENLRVKSSCFTLKKASEAQTKEIRKIMEDVIKNRAASLELNKYLQEIILGKLSSDIYKVAKKIYPVRRVEITKTERELAPLRATES from the coding sequence CTGGCGAAGAAAAGAGTTAAAGATAAGTGGAAAGCGAAGGAGTGGTACTCGGTGCTCGCACCGAAGATGTTCGGCGACGTTAAGGCAGGGGATACGATCGCGGACGAGCCGACGAAGCTGATCGGCCGCCGGATCGAGATGACGGTCGACGAGCTCACGGGGCGGCTGATAAAGAACTCTAACTTGAAATTACAGCTCGAGGTCGATGAGGTAGATCATTCTAACGCGTATACGCGGTTCATCGGTCATCAAATCGATAATGATTATCTCCGCAGTTTAGCGCGTAAGCGCAGCTCAAAGATCGATTCGAACATCGAGGTGGTGACCAAGGATGGTGAGAACCTGCGGGTCAAGTCCTCCTGCTTCACCTTGAAGAAGGCGAGTGAAGCGCAGACGAAGGAGATCCGGAAGATCATGGAGGACGTGATCAAGAACAGAGCGGCGAGTTTGGAGCTCAACAAGTATCTGCAGGAGATCATTCTGGGGAAACTCTCCTCGGACATCTATAAAGTGGCCAAGAAGATCTATCCCGTGCGACGGGTAGAGATAACAAAGACCGAGAGGGAACTAGCTCCGCTTCGCGCCACAGAGTCGTAG
- the purQ gene encoding phosphoribosylformylglycinamidine synthase subunit PurQ: MTPKICVLRIEGTNCEYETYLAFTRLGAAAEIVHLKQLIGAVQPGDQRQLSDYGALVIPGGFSSGDYIRAGAILAARIQGALGAEIQEFIGAGKPILGICNGFQVLVELGLLPGFGAPGGVAVQQAALTTNDSGRFECRPTLIKHENRGSCVFTQGIERGSILKIPSAHAEGKFFIDEHRRADYLQRLEENDQIVFRYVDPAGDYAGYPWNPNGSLANIAGICNPSGTIMGLMPHPERVFHPFMDSEWPRAAAQARTTLGIAEGAAQAYGDGQQLFASVLQYLRSR; this comes from the coding sequence ATGACCCCGAAGATCTGCGTTTTGCGCATAGAAGGCACGAACTGTGAGTATGAGACGTATCTCGCGTTTACTCGACTCGGCGCGGCCGCGGAGATCGTGCATCTGAAGCAGCTGATCGGCGCGGTGCAGCCGGGTGACCAGCGTCAGTTATCTGATTATGGTGCGTTGGTAATTCCCGGTGGGTTCTCGTCCGGCGATTACATCCGTGCGGGTGCGATCCTAGCGGCGCGCATACAGGGCGCGTTAGGCGCGGAGATCCAGGAGTTCATCGGAGCGGGAAAGCCGATTCTGGGCATCTGTAACGGTTTCCAGGTGCTGGTGGAGCTGGGGCTGCTGCCGGGGTTCGGCGCGCCCGGAGGAGTGGCGGTGCAGCAGGCCGCACTGACGACCAACGATTCCGGACGGTTCGAGTGCCGGCCGACCCTGATCAAGCATGAGAACCGTGGTAGCTGCGTCTTCACGCAGGGCATAGAACGGGGCAGTATCCTGAAGATCCCGAGCGCGCATGCGGAGGGCAAATTCTTCATTGATGAGCACCGGCGTGCGGACTATCTGCAACGTCTGGAAGAGAACGACCAGATAGTCTTCCGTTATGTGGATCCAGCGGGAGACTACGCGGGCTATCCCTGGAACCCGAACGGCTCGCTCGCGAATATCGCGGGAATCTGTAACCCGTCAGGCACGATCATGGGCTTGATGCCACATCCTGAACGGGTCTTTCATCCCTTTATGGATTCGGAATGGCCGCGCGCCGCCGCGCAGGCACGAACTACCCTCGGGATCGCGGAAGGCGCGGCGCAGGCCTACGGCGACGGTCAGCAGCTCTTTGCTTCGGTCTTGCAATACCTCCGGAGCAGATAG
- a CDS encoding MBL fold metallo-hydrolase has product MKLKFLGGCNEIGRSAILVDDKILIDYGLRPSDPPEIPLLSSAITPRTVLLSHAHLDHSGMVASLMNRGRRPEVYMTPVTRDLTQLMARDTIKVGKEQGFVFFGEADIQQLDEHTHIVAYGARRPLNGSDYAFELYNAGHIPGSSAVYLQKESEDISLFYTGDIKTGPSRLMECAYPATFPRADILLIESTYYDRDHRDRQELERAFIDSIRDTLNAGGNAIVPCFAVGRTQEIVMILHSYGLTPYIDGMGLSVFKLFKNHPSFVKDPDALNNAFADAEFVNTRRRKKVLAEPSIIVTTAGMLNGGPVLYYLKKIHDDPRSKVLLTGYQIEGTNGRRLLDEGCVEADGELVKVTAGVEQYDFSAHAGDTDLKKLVSRFCRNGTEVVFTVHGEQTNEFAAWARENYNCEAISPQNGEEFIIE; this is encoded by the coding sequence ATGAAGCTGAAATTCCTCGGCGGGTGTAACGAGATCGGACGATCTGCCATCCTGGTGGATGACAAGATCCTGATAGATTACGGGTTGCGGCCCTCAGACCCGCCGGAGATACCGCTCTTGAGCAGCGCTATCACACCCCGTACGGTCCTTCTCTCTCATGCGCATCTCGACCATTCGGGTATGGTGGCCAGCTTGATGAACCGCGGGCGGCGCCCTGAGGTCTACATGACGCCCGTAACCCGTGATCTGACCCAGCTCATGGCTCGGGATACCATAAAGGTGGGAAAGGAGCAGGGCTTTGTCTTCTTCGGTGAAGCGGATATCCAGCAGCTGGACGAGCACACGCATATCGTGGCCTATGGCGCGCGTCGTCCGTTAAACGGCTCTGATTATGCGTTTGAGCTGTACAATGCCGGGCACATACCCGGGAGCTCGGCCGTGTACCTGCAGAAAGAGAGCGAGGACATCAGCCTCTTTTACACGGGTGATATAAAAACGGGGCCCAGCCGGTTGATGGAGTGCGCGTATCCCGCGACCTTCCCGCGTGCTGATATCCTGCTGATCGAGAGCACCTATTACGACCGTGATCATCGTGACCGTCAGGAACTCGAGCGTGCATTCATCGATTCGATCCGTGATACGTTGAACGCAGGTGGTAACGCGATAGTGCCCTGCTTCGCGGTCGGCCGTACCCAGGAGATCGTGATGATCCTGCATTCCTACGGCCTGACGCCCTATATTGATGGGATGGGTCTGAGCGTCTTCAAGCTCTTCAAGAACCATCCGTCGTTCGTGAAGGACCCGGACGCGCTGAATAACGCGTTTGCCGATGCGGAGTTCGTGAACACGCGCAGGCGTAAGAAAGTGCTCGCCGAGCCCTCGATCATCGTGACGACGGCGGGCATGCTCAACGGCGGACCCGTGCTCTACTATCTGAAGAAGATCCACGATGATCCCCGGAGCAAGGTGCTGCTCACCGGCTATCAGATCGAGGGCACCAACGGGCGGCGCTTGCTGGATGAAGGCTGCGTCGAGGCTGATGGCGAGCTGGTCAAGGTGACCGCGGGGGTCGAGCAGTACGATTTCTCCGCACATGCCGGCGATACTGATCTGAAGAAGTTGGTCTCACGCTTCTGCAGGAACGGCACGGAAGTGGTCTTCACGGTACACGGTGAGCAGACCAATGAGTTCGCGGCGTGGGCACGCGAGAACTACAACTGCGAGGCGATCTCACCGCAGAACGGAGAAGAATTTATCATTGAGTGA